The following proteins come from a genomic window of Sorghum bicolor cultivar BTx623 chromosome 3, Sorghum_bicolor_NCBIv3, whole genome shotgun sequence:
- the LOC110433921 gene encoding DNA repair RAD52-like protein 1, mitochondrial yields MAPGALARLLRLAPTPRLARPFAAKARASRRPQEPELPSEDDNDFAGGEVAAPTEGIGRPLAEVLKELGKRVPDSLVKTRVEDNGFAIKYIPWHIVNKILNIHAPEWSGEVRSIVYSSDGKSVSVVYRVTLHGIDAEIYREATGTASVDDTSYGDPVQKAEAMAFRRACARLGLGLHLYHEDVS; encoded by the exons ATGGCTCCAGGTGCCCTAGcccgcctcctccgcctcgCGCCCACCCCTCGCCTTGCGCGCCCCTTCGCCGCAAAGGCCCGCGCGTCTCGTCGGCCGCAGGAACCGGAGCTTCCGTCGGAGGACGACAACGACTTCGCTGGCGGCGAGGTTGCCGCACCCACCGAGGGCATCGGCAGGCCGCTCGCCGAGGTGCTCAAGGAGCTCGGGAAGAGGGTTCCGGACTCCCTCGTGAAGACCCGCGTCGAGGATAATGGCTTCGCCATCAAGTACATCCCATG GCACATTGTGAACAAAATTCTTAACATACATGCTCCAG AGTGGTCTGGCGAGGTCCGCAGCATTGTTTACTCATCTGATGGGAAATCAGTATCTGTTGTCTATCGAGTGACTCTTCATGGGATTGATGCAGAG ATCTATAGAGAGGCCACTGGAACTGCTTCTGTTGATGATACAAGCTATGGTGATCCCGTACAGAAGGCAGAAGCTATGGCTTTTCGTCGTGCTTGTGCACGTCTTGGTCTTGGACTTCATCTCTACCATGAAGATGTGTCATAG
- the LOC8063123 gene encoding mitotic spindle checkpoint protein MAD1, giving the protein MILRTPPQRKRRAGSSAGDDADLALVKSVGGASATGRSPVSDRRLVLYDRPTALVPADAPGEPFDDMVCTYHCRQMVKSEFMVALDTAEKQVQEYQTKLVALEEQLTKSEDERMQFLDKLNYVEQELAATKGRESSLQERLLKELSEYQERYRGQVMKINELEARLNKETGSRISAESSVSSAKELIKDLEGNLHRLSESSEREKKTLKKELSYVKEDLSLSASKNNAELEKTRLRAENYESEAKLLNEQLTNLKKQLDECLREKNEMELKLLNSSALLNQNASTDDQKLIKLLQEELRNYEKEVHEAKRLKSSHTNVELLKEKLLEEQGRRERAELELSKLQEIDAKAHKLELELASCTALLSNIPDVSSYADIPQKIADLQKQALTNLNKVGEVTSRLKELEVALEFADLSKQRAEGEATLAKERAETATREVKRLELMLAAISEERDKLRKEHPTESDQSGMEKTIRELESIIHELKELISHKDTELNIMNERLSLETRKVKSLEREGDQLRSQVALLESKLGHGDYSASSTKVLRMVNTLGVDNEAKQTIEALQAELKKTKERLQAVEELKGQADAGTVVDANIAEKLAQLKNQIATLEKREERYKAVFAERISVFRKACCSLFGYKIVMNDQQQSNGIPVTRFILQSVYAQSDDEKLEFDYESGSTNIVVNDYTSQHEIAQQVDIFIRRMNSIPAFTANLTMESFNKRSIC; this is encoded by the exons ATGATTCTCCGGACTCCACCACAGAGGAAGCGCCGCGCTGGCTCTAGCGCTGGCGACGACGCCGACCTTGCTCTTGTCAAATCCGTGGGCGGCGCGAGCGCGACCGGCCGTAGTCCGGTCTCCGATCGCCGCCTGGTTCTCTACGACCGCCCCACCGCCCTCGTGCCTGCCGACGCCCCCGGGGAGCCGTTCGACGACATGGTCTGCACGTACCACTGCCGCCAGATG GTGAAATCGGAGTTCATGGTGGCACTGGACACTGCAGAGAAGCAAGTTCAGGAGTATCAAACAAAACTTGTTGCATTGGAGGAGCAATTAACTAAGAGTG AGGATGAAAGGATGCAGTTCCTGGATAAACTCAACTATGTGGAGCAAGAATTAGCAGCAACAAAAGGGCGGGAGAGTTCATTACAGGAACGGCTACtaaaggagttgagtgaatatCAGGAGCGGTATCGTGGTCAAGTAATGAAAATTAATGAACTTGAG GCACGACTCAATAAAGAGACTGGTTCTAGGATCAGTGCAGAATCATCAGTATCATCTGCGAAGGAATTGATCAAAGACTTGGAAGGGAATTTGCATCGATTATCTGAAAGTTCAGAAAGGGAGAAGAAAACCCTTAAGAAGGAACTTTCATATGTGAAAGAAGACCTATCCTTATCTGCTTCCAAAAATAATGCTGAG CTTGAGAAAACAAGACTCAGAGCAGAAAACTATGAGAGTGAGGCAAAGTTGTTGAACGAGCAGTTGACCAACTTGAAAAAGCAACTTGACGAG TGTCTCCGTGAGAAGAATGAAATGGAGCTCAAGCTATTGAACTCTAGTGCTTTGCTTAATCAAAATGCCTCAACGGATGACCAGAAGTTGATCAAGCTCTTGCAAGAGGAGCTCCGGAATTAT GAAAAAGAAGTGCATGAAGCTAAAAGGTTGAAGTCTTCCCACACGAATGTTGAGTTGCTGAAAGAAAAGCTATTGGAGGAGCAGGGGCGCAGGGAAAGAGCAGAGCTTGAATTATCAAAACTGCAGGAAATTGATGCCAAAGCACATAAGTTGGAGCTTGAATTAGCATCTTGTACAGCACTGCTCAGCAACATACCTGATGTGTCTTCTTATGCTGACATACCTCAAAAGATCGCAGATCTGCAAAA GCAAGCATTGACAAATTTGAACAAAGTTGGTGAGGTAACATCAAGGTTGAAAGAATTAGAGGTTGCACTAGAATTTGCTGATCTCAGCAAGCAACGTGCAGAAGGTGAAGCCACCCTTGCTAAAGAGAGGGCTGAAACTGCTACTAGGGAGGTCAAGCGCCTTGAGCTTATG CTTGCTGCAATCAGTGAAGAAAGAGATAAGCTGAGAAAGGAACATCCTACAGAGTCGGATCAGTCTGGGATGGAAAAAACAATAAGAGAGCTGGAGAGCATTATACACGAGCTGAAAGAACTGATTAGTCACAAGGACACTGAACTCAATATAATGAATGAAAGATTAAGCCTTGAAACAAGGAAAGTGAAGTCTttggagagagagggagatcaGCTACGCTCTCAGGTGGCCTTACTAGAGTCCAAG TTAGGTCATGGAGATTACTCTGCCTCGAGCACAAAAGTACTGCGCATGGTAAATACTCTTGGAGTCGACAATGAAGCCAAGCAGACAATAGAAGCACTACAAGCTGAACTAAAGAAAACAAAAGAGAGGCTGCAGGCAGTTGAGGAACTGAAAGGACAAGCTG ATGCTGGAACTGTGGTAGACGCTAATATTGCTGAAAAGTTGGCACAACTTAAGAATCAAATTGCAACACTTGAAAAACGTGAAGAAAG ATACAAGGCGGTGTTTGCGGAGAGGATCTCAGTCTTCCGGAAAGCCTGCTGCTCCCTTTTTGGTTACAAG ATAGTGATGAATGATCAGCAGCAGTCAAATGGGATCCCTGTAACACGCTTTATTCTGCAGTCAGTTTACGCCCAAAGCGATGATGAAAAGCTTGAGTTTGACTATGAATCAGGAAGCACTAATATCGTG GTCAATGACTACACGTCCCAACACGAAATTGCTCAGCAG GTCGACATCTTCATAAGGAGGATGAACTCCATACCAGCCTTCACTGCCAACCTGACAATGGAGTCTTTCAACAAAAGAAGTATATGCTGA
- the LOC110433937 gene encoding probable beta-1,3-galactosyltransferase 8 → MMALTERQPQLEKKPPRGKAPLSGKAVVALCVTSFVVGLLLSGNVSLMSASASVSSSRDSAENEKSIRVSGCDNKRKLGENHPNDLLNEVSRTHEAIQSLDKAVSTLEMEMAVERARSGGGSGAAVASGGRTPQKAFVVVGINTAFTSKKRRDSLRDTWVPRGDKLRKLEQEKGIVIRFVIGHSGTPGGGALDRALDAEEAETRDFLRLDHAEGYHELSSKTRTYFTTAVATWDADFYVKVDDDIHLNLGMLSSRLAKHRTRPRVYVGCMKSGPVLSQKGVKYHEPEYWKFGDEGNKYFRHATGQIYAISKDLAAYISINQPILHRFANEDVSLGAWLIGLEVEHVDDRSMCCATPPDCEWKKRAGNVCVASFDWSCSGVCKSVDRMRHIHKACGEGEGAVWNAAT, encoded by the exons ATGAtg GCACTGACGGAGCGGCAGCCGCAGCTGGAGAAGAAGCCGCCGAGGGGGAAGGCGCCGCTGTCGGGGAAGGCTGTCGTGGCGCTGTGCGTGACGAGCTTCGTTGTGGGGCTGCTGCTCAGCGGCAATGTGTCGCTCATGTCGGCCTCGGCGTCGGTGTCCTCGAGCAGGGACAGTGCCGAGAACGAGAAGAGCATTCGTGTTTCCGGCTGCGACAACAAGCGT AAACTCGGAGAGAACCACCCCAACGATCTCCTGAACGAGGTGTCGAGGACTCATGAAGCAATCCA GTCGCTGGACAAGGCAGTGTCCACCCTGGAGATGGAGATGGCCGTGGAGCGCGCgaggagcggcggcggcagcggcgcggccgtggcatccggcggcaggactccccagaagGCCTTCGTCGTGGTCGGCATCAACACGGCCTTCACCAGCAAGAAGCGGCGCGACTCGCTCCGCGACACCTGGGTGCCCAGAG GGGATAAGCTGAGGAAGCTGGAGCAGGAGAAGGGGATCGTGATCCGGTTCGTGATCGGGCACAGCGGCacgcccggcggcggcgcgctggACCGCGCCCTGGACGCGGAGGAGGCCGAGACCAGGGACTTCCTGCGGCTGGACCACGCCGAGGGCTACCACGAGCTGTCGTCCAAGACCAGGACCTACTTCACCACCGCCGTCGCCACCTGGGACGCCGACTTCTACGTCAAGGTCGACGACGACATCCACCTCAACCTCG GGATGCTGTCGAGCAGGCTGGCCAAACACAGAACGCGGCCGAGGGTGTACGTCGGCTGCATGAAGTCCGGGCCTGTCCTGTCACAGAA AGGAGTGAAGTACCACGAGCCAGAGTACTGGAAGTTCGGTGACGAGGGCAACAAGTACTTCCGCCACGCCACCGGCCAGATCTACGCCATCTCCAAGGATCTCGCCGCCTACATCTCCATCAACCA GCCCATCCTGCACAGGTTCGCGAACGAGGACGTCTCGCTGGGCGCGTGGCTGATCGGGCTCGAGGTCGAGCACGTCGACGACCGGAGCATGTGCTGCGCGACGCCTCCAG ACTGCGAGTGGAAGAAGCGAGCTGGGAACGTGTGCGTGGCGTCCTTCGACTGGTCGTGCAGCGGCGTCTGCAAGTCGGTGGACAGGATGCGGCACATCCACAAGGCGTGCGGCGAAGGCGAAGGGGCCGTCTGGAACGCCGCCACATGA
- the LOC8063124 gene encoding PHD finger protein At1g33420, whose product MVVNGRPLKRARARVEATDFARFPAAGDCGAAGTFREAVRGFLAKHARLLPLPSIFSPAAAAAPPRLLIWRVSLRVGEAGEEESGGRVELNVVEEDVLRSRSVYCDQCRVVGWSGHPVCVKRYHFIIENDSLSDRRRTCCLRCGTPMAAGESRCALCNFDMDGEEVEECAYLHLDDSSHLLHAVVHANGYGHLLRVNGREGGSRFLTGRDIMSLWDRLCKVLHVRKVTVMDISKKHGMDYRLLHAVTNGHPWYGQWGYKFGAGSFALTSDTYQNAVDMLSNINLALYYSHRSPIRTALQNTIALYWALSNRQLVTLRDLFRFIMHLLHQGQKMSKPSTDKHKELTSNELCAWTKEDLHRAEGAMLKVLQVVQTGQWVSWRALRGAASKAVDSQELLDYSLRELGGKQLDNGLSVAVRCNAETSAIEYRLESSSTRSPANAATFGPSVEQLLHDLRFLYDALLNPESMLSSQPEVVGASAHSAAAKIIDCKQFIKHYDEHALRTPSNPYLLCVRCSIELLDHPKDYTTPPEELVLLPASATLGDLKVQASKAFQETYLMFQSFQTEQLPDFPNFSDTTPVNHVLGSGQLLRVRGRCTGDYRRIVQFRMERGLENWTVDCSCGAKDDDGERMLACDICGVWQHTRCSGISDFEEVPENFICRKCATRKGKGRGGGGSNGDGTMEVSAAGRCKDEIGSSVGGAGKFGRMATVG is encoded by the exons atggtggtGAACGGCCGGCCGCTGAAGAGGGCGAGGGCGCGGGTCGAGGCCACGGACTTCGCTAGGTTCCCGGCGGCCGGAGACTGCGGGGCGGCCGGTACGTTCAGGGAGGCGGTGAGGGGGTTCCTCGCAAAGCATGCGAGGCTGCTCCCGTTGCCGTCCATCTTCTCcccggcggccgcggccgccccGCCGCGCCTGCTGATCTGGAGGGTGTCCCTAAGGGTCGGGGAGGCGGGGGAGGAAGAGAGCGGCGGCAGGGTGGAGCTCAACGTCGTTGAGGAGGATGTGCTCCGATCCCGATCCGTGTATTGCGACCAGTGCAGAGTCGTGG GTTGGAGTGGGCACCCAGTCTGCGTGAAGCGGTACCATTTCATCATCGAGAATGATAGCCTTTCTGATCGCCGGCGCACCTGCTGCCTCCGCTGCGGAACACCCATGGCAGCTGGAGAATCAAG GTGTGCTCTGTGCAATTTCGATATGGATGGTGAGGAGGTCGAAGAGTGTGCATATCTGCATCTGGATGACTCATCTCACTTGCTGCACGCTGTAGTGCATGCAAATGGTTATGGGCACCTTCTCAGGGTAAATGGGCGTGAAGGTGGCTCAAGATTCCTCACTGGCCGTGACATAATGAGCTTGTGGGATCGCTTGTGCAAGGTGTTACATGTGAG GAAGGTAACTGTCATGGACATATCCAAGAAACATGGAATGGACTACAGACTTCTACATGCAGTCACAAACGGACACCCTTGGTATGGCCAATGGGGATACAAGTTTGGTGCTGGCAGCTTTGCTCTCACCTCAGACACCTACCAAAATGCAGTAGACATGCTTTCCAACATAAACCTGGCGCTGTACTACTCACACCGTAGCCCAATTAGGACTGCATTGCAGAACACAATTGCTCTTTATTGGGCGCTCTCTAATCGGCAGCTAGTGACCCTCCGGGATCTTTTCCGCTTCATTAtgcacctccttcatcaaggtCAAAAGATGTCAAAACCCTCAACTGACAAGCACAAGGAGCTTACATCTAATGAGCTATGTGCATGGACTAAAGAAGATCTACATCGAGCAGAAGGTGCAATGCTCAAGGTTCTCCAGGTTGTCCAAACTGGACAGTGGGTATCTTGGCGCGCACTTAGGGGTGCTGCGTCGAAGGCTGTTGATTCGCAGGAGCTGCTTGATTATTCTCTCCGAGAACTGGGTGGGAAACAACTGGATAATGGCCTTTCTGTTGCTGTCCGCTGCAATGCTGAGACTAGTGCAATTGAGTACAG GCTGGAATCTTCATCCACTCGGTCTCCAGCAAATGCAGCTACATTTGGACCTTCTGTTGAACAACTGCTGCATGATCTTAGGTTCCTCTACGATGCTTTGCTGAACCCAGAGTCCATGTTGTCTTCACAACCAGAGGTGGTTGGTGCATCAGCTCACAGCGCAGCAGCAAAGATTATTGATTGCAAGCAGTTCATCAAACATTATGATGAGCATGCGCTGCGGACTCCTTCAAACCCATACCTGCTCTGTGTGAGGTGCTCCATTGAACTGCTTGATCACCCAAAAGATTACACAACACCTCCAGAGGAACTTGTACTTCTACCAGCAAGTGCTACCCTAGGTGACCTGAAAGTACAGGCTTCAAAGGCTTTCCAAGAAACGTACCTGATGTTCCAAAGCTTCCAGACTGAACAGCTCCCTGACTTCCCAAACTTCAGTGACACAACCCCCGTGAATCATGTGCTTGGATCAGGCCAGTTGCTTCGAGTAAGGGGACGTTGCACTGGAGATTACAGGAGGATTGTACAGTTCAGGATGGAGAGGGGTTTGGAGAACTGGACGGTGGACTGCTCATGTGGTGCCAAGGATGATGATGGGGAACGGATGCTAGCATGTGACATATGTGGAGTCTGGCAGCATACCAGGTGCTCGGGTATAAGTGATTTTGAGGAAGTCCCTGAAAATTTCATCTGCAGGAAGTGTGCTACACGCAAAGGAAAAGGACGTGGGGGTGGGGGTAGCAACGGTGATGGAACAATGGAGGTTAGTGCGGCTGGGAGGTGCAAGGATGAGATTGGATCATCTGTTGGTGGTGCAGGCAAGTTTGGGCGCATGGCAACAGTTGGATGA
- the LOC8063125 gene encoding uncharacterized protein LOC8063125: MSGIGQRSSRPWPGDPASTPSEPAAAVAAAADARGEASTLRDFGTSMDAISFGFAATAILISLFLLMAIFEHLIKPRAFPPDSADDDGRRPHAAVRHRHGRRSPGKLRGTPMVEAVLQAADLSVLMPGQRYPTYLAQPAPLPPSCPREGVHWPPHDHHNSYMPP; the protein is encoded by the exons ATGAGCGGGATCGGGCAGAGGTCGTCGCGGCCATGGCCGGGGGACCCCGCGTCCACGCCGTCAGAGCCAGCCGCCGCGGTGGCCGCGGCCGCGGACGCGCGGGGCGAGGCGTCCACGCTCAGGGACTTCGGCACGTCCATGGACGCCATCTCCTTCGGGTTCGCGGCCACGGCCATCCTCATCTCGCTCTTCCTCCTCATGGCCATCTTCGAGCACCTCATCAAGCCCCGGGCCTTCCCGCCGGActccgccgacgacgacggcagGCGTCCGCACGCTGCTGTCCGCCACCGGCATGGCCGCCGCTCGCCCGGCAAGCTCCGGGGGACGCCCATG gtggaggCGGTGCTGCAGGCGGCGGACCTGTCGGTGCTGATGCCGGGGCAGCGGTACCCGACGTACCTGGCACAGCcggcgccgctgccgccgtcgtGCCCCAGGGAAGGTGTGCATTGGCCGCCGCACGACCACCACAACTCCTACATGCCACCCTGA